The following are encoded together in the Eulemur rufifrons isolate Redbay chromosome 28, OSU_ERuf_1, whole genome shotgun sequence genome:
- the SLC16A9 gene encoding monocarboxylate transporter 9, with translation MELKKSPDGGWGWVIVFVSFLTQFLCYGSPLAVGVLYIEWLDAFGEGKGKTAWVGSLASGVGLLASPVCSLCVSSFGARPVTIFSGFMVAGGLMLSSFAPNIYFLFFSYGIVVGLGCGLLYTATVTITCQYFDSRRGLALGLISTGSSVGLFIYAALQRMLIEFYGLDGCLLIVGALALNILACGSLMRPLQSSHCPLPEKTPLENVPDKYSIYNEKEKNLEENINILDKSFCGEEKCKNIIANGDWKQESLLHKNPTTIAHTKEPETYKKKVAEQTYFCKQLAKRKWQLYKNYCGETLTLFKNKVFSALFIAILLFDIGGFPPSLLMEDVARSSNVKEEEFIMPLISIIGIMTAVGKLLLGILADFKWINTLYLYVATYIIMGLALCAIPFAKTYVTLAILSGIIGFLTGNWSIFPYVTTKTVGIEKLAHAYGILMFFAGLGNSLGPPIVGWFYDWTQTYDIAFYFSGFCVLLGGFVLLLAALPLWDTCTKQLPKPAPTTFLYKVASNV, from the exons ATGGAACTTAAAAAGTCACCTGATGGTGGATGGGGCTGGGTGATTGTGTTTGTCTCCTTCCTTACTCAGTTTTTGTGTTACGGATCCCCGCTGGCTGTTGGAGTCCTGTACATAGAATGGCTGGATGCCTTTGGTGAAGGAAAAGGCAAAACAGCCTGGGTGGGATCCCTGGCAAGTGGAGTTGGCTTGCTTGCAA gTCCTGTCTGCAGTCTCTGTGTCTCGTCTTTTGGAGCAAGACCCGTCACAATCTTCAGTGGCTTCATGGTGGCTGGAGGTCTGATGCTGAGCAGTTTTGCTCCCAatatctactttttgtttttttcctatggcATTGTTGTAG GTCTCGGATGTGGTTTATTATACACTGCAACAGTGACCATTACGTGCCAGTATTTTGACAGTCGTCGAGGCCTTGCACTTGGCCTGATTTCAACAG GTTCAAGTGTTGGCCTTTTTATATATGCTGCTCTGCAGAGGATGCTGATTGAGTTCTATGGACTGGACGGATGCTTGCTGATTGTGGGTGCTTTAGCTTTAAATATATTAGCCTGTGGCAGTCTGATGAGACCACTCCAGTCTTCTCATTGCCCTTTGCCTGAAAAGACACCTCTGGAAAATGTACCAGATAAATACTCCATttacaatgagaaagaaaagaacctggaagaaaacataaacattCTTGACAAGAGCTTCTGTGGTGAGGAAAAATGCAAGAACATTATAGCCAATGGTGACTGGAAACAGGAGAGTCTCCTTCATAAAAACCCCACAACCATTGCACACACAAAAGAGCCtgaaacatacaaaaagaaaGTTGCAGAACAGACATATTTTTGCAAACAGCTTGCCAAGAGAAAGTGGCAATTATATAAAAACTACTGTGGCGAAACTttgactctttttaaaaacaaagtattttcagCACTTTTCATCGCTATCTTACTTTTTGACATTGGAGGGTTTCCACCTTCATTACTTATGGAAGATGTAGCAAGAAGTTCAAATGTGAAGGAAGAAGAGTTTATCATGCCTCTTATTTCCATTATAGGCATTATGACAGCAGTTGGTAAACTCCTTTTGGGAATACTGGCTGACTTCAAGTGGATTAACACCTTATATCTTTATGTAGCTACCTATATCATCATGGGCCTGGCCTTGTGTGCAATTCCATTTGCCAAAACTTATGTCACATTGGCAATACTTTCTGGGATCATAGGGTTTCTTACTGGTAATTGGTCCATTTTCCCATACGTGACCACAAAGACTGTGGGAATTGAAAAATTAGCCCATGCCTATGGAATATTAATGTTCTTTGCTGGACTTGGAAATAGCCTTGGACCACCCATTGTTG GTTGGTTTTATGACTGGACCCAGACCTATgacattgcattttattttagtgGCTTCTGTGTCCTGCTGGGAGGATTTGTTCTGCTGCTGGCAGCCTTGCCCCTTTGGGATACATGCACCAAGCAACTCCCCAAGCCAGCTCCAACAACTTTCTTGTACAAAGTTGCCTCTAATGTTTAG